From the Thermoanaerobaculia bacterium genome, the window GGCGCGTCTCCCTAGACTGCCGCCAGCATCGACCTCAAGACGAACGGCAGGATGCCGCCATGCCGGTAATAGTCGCCCTCGTTGGGCGTGTCGACCCGCGAGAGGACGGTGAAGCTCTTCGCCGTCCCCGTGGGTGAGACGGCGCGCACCTGCATGAGCTTTCCGGGCGCGAACCCGTCGGCGATCCCGCCGATCGAGAAGATTTCCTCGCCCGTCAATCCCAGAGTCTCGGCGCTTTCGCCCGCGGCGAACTGCAGCGGCAGCACGCCCATCCCGATCAGGTTGCTTCGGTGGATGCGCTCGAACGATTCCGCGATCACCGCGCGGACGCCGAGGAGGAGGGTGCCCTTGGCCGCCCAGTCGCGCGACGACCCCGAGCCGTACTCCTTGCCGGCGAGGATCAGCAGGGGGATTTCCTCGGCCCGGTACTTCTCGGCGGCGTCGAAGATCGACATCGTCTCGCCGCCGGGGAGGTGCCGCGTGACGCCTCCTTCCGTGCCGGGCGCGAGCTTGTTGCGCAGGCGAATGTTCGCAAACGTTCCGCGCACCATGACCTCGTGGTTGCCGCGGCGGGAGCCGTAGGAGTTGAACTGCGCCGGCGTGACTCCGTGCGCGACGAGATAGCGGCCGGCCGGACCGTCTGCGGCGATCGATCCAGCGGGAGAAATGTGGTCGGTCGTGACGGAATCGCCGAGGAACGCGAGCACGCGCGCGCCGCGGATGTCGGCAAGGGGAGTCGGCGTCTTCGGGAGATCGTGGAGGAACGAAGGGGACTTGATGTACGTCGAGTCCGGCCAGCCGTAGCGGGTTCCGCCGGGCACCTCGATCGAGTTCCACTCGGCTTCTCCCTCGAAAACCTTCGCGTACGTCCTGCGGAACTGGTCCGGCCGGACGGCGGCGCGCATCGTGTCGGCGACCTCCCGGGGCGCGGGCCAGATGTCCGCCAGATGCACGGGAGCGCCGTCCTTGCCGGTCCCGATCGGATCGCGCGTCAGGTTCACGTCCATGCGGCCCGCGAGCGCGTAGGCGACGACGAGCGGGGGAGACATCAGGTAGTTCGCGCGCACGAGAGGATTGATGCGCCCCTCGAAGTTGCGGTTGCCGGAGAGGACGGCCGCGGCGACGAGATCGTGGTCCTTCACGGCTTTCCCGACGGCCTCCGGGAGCGGACCGCTGTTGCCGATGCACGTCGTGCAGCCGTAGCCGACCAGCTGGAAGCCGATGCGGTCGAGCGCCTCCTGGAGACCCGCCTCGCGGAGATACTCGGTGACGACCTTCGAGCCGGGGGCGAGGCTCGTCTTGACCCAGGGAGGCACCGAGAGGCCGCGCTCGACGGCCTTCTTCGCGAGCAATCCCGCGGCGATCATCACGGAGGGATTCGACGTGTTCGTGCAGGAGGTGATCGCCGCGATGACGACGGAGCCGTGGGTGAGCTCGACCGTCTTCCCCGCGAGCGGGAGCGTTGCCGTCGTTCTGAGGTGTCCGAGGTCCTCCGGCTGGTCGAGCTCGGCGGGAAGCTTCTGAGGGTTTCCCCCTTCCCCCACCCACCGCTCGACGGCGGTCTTCGTCACTTTCGCGTTGCTCTTCTCGAGGATCTGAGCGAGCGCCCGCCGGAACTCCCGCCGCGCGTCGGAAAGCGGGACGCGGTCCTGCGGCCGTTTCGGCCCGGCGATCGACGGCTCGACGGTCGCGAGATCGAGCTCGAGGCGGTCGGAGAACTCCGGCTCGGCGCCGTGCCCGAACGTCCCCTGCTCTTTCTGATACGCCTCGGTCAGGGCGACGACGGCCTCGTCGCGCCCCGTGAAGCGGAGGTACCGGAGCGTTTCGTCGTCGACGGGGAAGAAGCCCATGGTCGCCCCGTACTCCGGGGCC encodes:
- the acnA gene encoding aconitate hydratase AcnA is translated as MKNAKTFLDSFGTRARIGAAGDPYAIRSLRALEKAGFPRVSKLPVSLRILLENLLRLEDGRVVKKDDIAALASWDPKAKPSRETQFTPARVLLQDFTGVPCVVDLAAMRDAVAAWGGDPARISPLRPADLVIDHSVQVDVFGKPGAFAENARIEFERNGERYSFLKWGQTAFDDFRVVPPDTGIVHQVNLEFLARVTFVEPRSGETPLAYFDTLVGTDSHTTMINGLGVLGWGVGGIEAEAALLGQPISMLIPEVVGFRLSGALSPGATATDLVLTVTEMLRQKGVVGKFVEFFGPGVPALAVADRATIANMAPEYGATMGFFPVDDETLRYLRFTGRDEAVVALTEAYQKEQGTFGHGAEPEFSDRLELDLATVEPSIAGPKRPQDRVPLSDARREFRRALAQILEKSNAKVTKTAVERWVGEGGNPQKLPAELDQPEDLGHLRTTATLPLAGKTVELTHGSVVIAAITSCTNTSNPSVMIAAGLLAKKAVERGLSVPPWVKTSLAPGSKVVTEYLREAGLQEALDRIGFQLVGYGCTTCIGNSGPLPEAVGKAVKDHDLVAAAVLSGNRNFEGRINPLVRANYLMSPPLVVAYALAGRMDVNLTRDPIGTGKDGAPVHLADIWPAPREVADTMRAAVRPDQFRRTYAKVFEGEAEWNSIEVPGGTRYGWPDSTYIKSPSFLHDLPKTPTPLADIRGARVLAFLGDSVTTDHISPAGSIAADGPAGRYLVAHGVTPAQFNSYGSRRGNHEVMVRGTFANIRLRNKLAPGTEGGVTRHLPGGETMSIFDAAEKYRAEEIPLLILAGKEYGSGSSRDWAAKGTLLLGVRAVIAESFERIHRSNLIGMGVLPLQFAAGESAETLGLTGEEIFSIGGIADGFAPGKLMQVRAVSPTGTAKSFTVLSRVDTPNEGDYYRHGGILPFVLRSMLAAV